DNA sequence from the Salvia splendens isolate huo1 chromosome 19, SspV2, whole genome shotgun sequence genome:
tctgattttttttgagtttttttttttttatttttttccccaaaatcatctataaatacacacattcatcatccatttatcacatcaattcatctcccattcatctctcattcttaaaattctcatacaaactatcaacacatccatccctcattcaaaacctcaaatggatttcacccatattatggcggaagccgaacgcgaagaacaagaatactacgaacaacatcgtgccgcttacgaagcatatgtcgcggcgaatacccccgctcctcctcctcaacgaaccagatcaaatcggcgctacatccatcgtgaccgggagggagcccacgaaaggctcgttgccgactactttgccgaccagccgcggtttccggcagattacttcaggcgccgttttcgcatgtcaaagcgcttgttcatgcgaattgtcaacacattgtccgcacgtgttgaattcttccaaacaggtcaaaatgcagccggccggcaaagtatcacgccgttgcagaagtgtacgtgtgccatccgacaactcgctactgggcaaacggccgacatcttcgacgagtatttgcatatcggtgagtccactggaatcctttgtctaaagaatttttgcgagggcgttcgttcagctttcggggatgaattccttcgggcacccagcaccgatgattgccaacagTTGCtgcgtcttcacgaatcagtccatggcttccccggaatgcttggcagcattgactgcatgcattggaggtggaagaattgcccgaatgcttggagggggcaacacttaagcggtcacaaaggcggcggcccaacacttatccttgaggcggtcgccgactaccgcctatggatttggcatgcatatttcggcgttgccggagccaacaacgacttgaacgtgctctattcttcaccactcttcaatgatgtgatgaatggtgtagcaccgacgatcgacttcaccatcaacggaaatacataccacatgggttactatctcgccgatggtatctacccaaggtggtcgacgttcgtgaagacgctccacaacccgcacgacccgaggcgggttctttttgcgcagcgttaagagtccgcgcggaaagacgttgaaagagtcttcggggtccttcaagcccgatttaacattgtgaaggccccggctcggctgtggtacgttaatAATATCGCCgccatcatgttcacgtgtattatcttacacaacatgattatagccgacgaagggccaagggcggctagcttctacgacgaggatgaagtcggaagctcaacagcgagttctcccccacgccgaggtgagcatacgacggttggccagaggatcgagacaaggcacacaatgcgcgatacccgaacccacattcagctacaagaagacctaatcaaacacatgtgagcgaaattcggcaacgagtagtggttttttttaatttttagtattttaattatgtaatttttaatttttaggattttaattatgtcgttttttattttatttgtcatttgtaatattatttatgtttttttaatgaattttagtattatggaaatgtttatgtttaattgaatattaaattaattgtgctcgtccttgcggaagagcacagttgtgggtgttgtgctcttgccagagagtaggcatgaatagtaccgctcgggcccacaaccgtgccgctggccagagcacgattgtggatgctctaaggagtATTTAACTACCACCATAAATAGTTAGATTTTGATAAGAGCCACACTTAGATCTGTCCATTTctaatcaaatactaatattttaattcaacttAAAATAACTTTAGCAACAATGACTGGTCCCTAATATCTTACTATTACCactttacaaaaaataaatgttAGTAAAAGAAATGTTTTTTTCTTTACAAGATtagattttcttttcttttttttggcttTTTTGATTTCATCTAGATAATTTACCCTAATTATTTAATAGTGAATTTTCatgttaaattttattaataaatcatgaaaataaaaacaaatactatCAAATTACATAACATTGCAATTTGCAATTGCCGTTATAAACGTTCCAGTATTTGACCGAACAATAATAAAGTTTGTGCCTTTTGTTACCTCCATGTTTCTATATTTTTACTTAATGCtttgttaattaaatttttCACCCCCATTTATTGTTGACTTTCTTTCCGAcccacattttttaaaatgtaaaaaaatgcattaaattttttaatataatatgagtttcaattataaaaatatgtaaCATTTGAAAtgcacaaaaattaaaatacaactgataaattaagagagatgaaaaaaaatGTATTTAAAGTAATGTCGTTTGATAATGAGatttacattattattagtatttaataatGGGTGCCCAATTGATATatataaattgatgtatatgcgTAATGAATTGGTGAaaactttttataaatagaaaattttcgtatttttatgagatataaaaagtataaaatattagtgaaataaattagtggaaGTAGGGCGTAATTATCAGTTAGTatgtaaaaattgaaaatagacaataaatatgagataaataaaaatggtaaaagttgATAATAAATGAggaatggagagagtattaattaatctttgttactactcctatttaatttaatttaattttgatggtAAAACTTAGACTATTTCAATAAACATTGTATTTCGTTCCTATAATAGTAAGAATATAAATCGGAGATCCTTGAGTTGAATGCAGTGGACTGAGATTATATTAAGATACATCAAATTAATCTTAATAAATGTAGTTTGCGtttcatttaaattcatattcAGCCTAAATTGTGAAATTACTTCGCCTCAAATCTACTACTCTGCCTCACGCGCTTTCTTCAATATTTACTCGATCTCTTCCTCCTACATACACTCCATTTTGTATCTATCTAATCTCTTCGTTAATTACAACTAATTCTTTTTTACAAATATTCACATTTGTTACTCTGTATTTTGGTAACTTAActaaaattaattcatttttatttataaaaggTATGAggatatatatattaaaaatattagagcaactaaaataattgaaaaagcGAGAGCAATGGCATCGTATACGGTGCCAATATATAGATACATATATATAAGTAGGTAGTGAAAGGGTGTCTCTGCAACAGAGAagaggtgtgtgtgtgtgtgtgtgcagcAGCCTGCCCCTGCCACCTGTGCATGCTCCATCTTTCCCCCCTTCTTTATCTGCATTTACTCTCTCTAGATCTGCGTTGTTCGATTCCCCTCCTCTTCTTGTCGTCTTACACAGCCAGATTCATTCAATTCATCTCTTATTTCTCATCCGCATTGGAGCTAATTAAATCGGATTTGGGGGGTGGTTTTTGGTAAAATTGGAgggaaaattgaagaaaaataagaatgaaAGCGGCTCACAATAGCCCTGAGAAATTCGTCTGGGAGCCGATGAGGGTTTTCACCGGAGGCGCCGCGTCGCAGCCCAAAATCCTGCCTAAAATGATGGTGTGGCTGATTCTCTTCGTCTCCGCCACCTACGTCGTCTACACATTGAAGCTCGTTTCCTCCTCCCACGGCGCCGGAGGCGCCGCCCTCTCCTGCGCCGACGACGCCGATATCTTCCACAAAACCCTCCATCTCTCCACCGCGAATAATGCCTCGATTCCTCCGCCGAAAACGGGGCTGGAGCACATCGTGTTCGGCATTGCGGCGTCGGCGAAGCTATGGGAGCAGCGGAAGGAGTATATCAAGCTGTGGTGGCGGCCGGAGATGGGAATGCGGGGGATCGTGTGGCTGGACAGCCCGGTGAAGACGCACCGCAACGAGAGCGGGCGGCTGCCGGAGCTGAAAATCTCCGGCGACACATCGCGATTCGCGTACAAGAACAAGCAGGGGCACCGATCCGCAATCCGGATTTCGAGGATCGTATCGGAGACGGTGAGGCTGGGAGTGGCGGAGAATGTGCGGTGGTTCGTGATGGGCGACGACGACACCGTTTTCGTGAGGGACAATCTGGTGAGGATCCTGAACAAGTACGACCACAATCAGTACTACTACATCGGGAGCTTGAGCGAGAGCCATTTGCAGAACATTTACTTCTCCTACGGCATGGCCTACGGCGGCGGCGGATTCGCGATTAGCTACCCCTTGGCAGTTGCCCTCGAGAAGATGCAGGATCGTTGCATTCAGCGCTACCCCGGATTGTACGGCTCCGATGACAGAATGCAGGCGTGTATGGCTGAACTCGGAGTGCCACTCACCAAGGAACTCGGTTTTCACCAGGTGAGTTGGTTCGTTTGTTTTTTTCTTCCCCTTTTTTCTGGTTTTGTTAATTTTGATTCTCGTTATTTTTAGAACTTATCATGTGGTCTGTTTCAATGTTGCGTATTTTGGGGGAGCATGCATTTCTTGTATACAGCTTGAAATCAGACCTGATTCTTTCTATTCTGTGTaaagattgattttttattctACATTGTACCATGCCTCTTCAATGACTTTTCTTGCCTCTGCTCTGTGTATACTGTCAAACAAGAACGAGTTTTGTCTCTACATTTTCAAGTCT
Encoded proteins:
- the LOC121780003 gene encoding uncharacterized protein LOC121780003; translated protein: MKAAHNSPEKFVWEPMRVFTGGAASQPKILPKMMVWLILFVSATYVVYTLKLVSSSHGAGGAALSCADDADIFHKTLHLSTANNASIPPPKTGLEHIVFGIAASAKLWEQRKEYIKLWWRPEMGMRGIVWLDSPVKTHRNESGRLPELKISGDTSRFAYKNKQGHRSAIRISRIVSETVRLGVAENVRWFVMGDDDTVFVRDNLVRILNKYDHNQYYYIGSLSESHLQNIYFSYGMAYGGGGFAISYPLAVALEKMQDRCIQRYPGLYGSDDRMQACMAELGVPLTKELGFHQYDVYGNLFGLLSAHPVTPLVSLHHLDVVEPIFPNATRLEALKRLKIPMQLDSAGLMQQSICYEKKKGWTVSVSWGFAIQVFRGVLSPREIEMPSRTFLNWYRRADYTAYAFNTRPVMRNPCQKPFVFYFSKARTESSTNQTLTQYTRHHVPHPQCRWKMTSPGEVETVEVYKKPDPHLWNRSPRRNCCRVLSSKEKRLVIDVGVCEEGEVSEV